A stretch of Fusobacterium massiliense DNA encodes these proteins:
- a CDS encoding XRE family transcriptional regulator, whose product MSFGKFLKEIRLKNKDSLRSLAEKMELHFTFIDKIEKGTAPISKTFIEKIVDIYPEEKSKLKKEYLKEILPKMFQNEDAGKVIENDKILNLPVYGKASAGRGYINMESPDYYMPVLKGNFSKRSYFVEITGNSMYPTLEDGQFALVDPDNLEYVKNKIYVITYNDETYIKRLEVKEKLGIISLKSDNPEYDDIDISGDMQEYFRVNGRVVEVISKKKLL is encoded by the coding sequence ATGAGTTTTGGAAAGTTTTTAAAAGAAATAAGATTAAAAAATAAAGATAGTTTAAGAAGTCTAGCAGAAAAAATGGAACTACACTTTACTTTTATAGATAAGATAGAAAAAGGGACAGCTCCTATTTCAAAAACATTTATTGAAAAAATTGTAGATATTTATCCTGAAGAAAAATCAAAATTAAAAAAAGAATACTTGAAAGAAATATTACCAAAAATGTTTCAAAATGAAGATGCCGGAAAAGTTATAGAAAATGATAAGATTTTAAATTTGCCTGTTTATGGAAAAGCAAGTGCAGGAAGAGGATATATAAATATGGAAAGCCCTGACTATTATATGCCGGTATTAAAAGGGAATTTTTCTAAAAGAAGTTATTTTGTAGAAATAACAGGGAATAGTATGTATCCAACACTTGAAGATGGACAATTTGCTTTGGTTGACCCAGATAATCTTGAATATGTAAAAAATAAGATATATGTAATCACATATAATGATGAAACATATATAAAAAGATTAGAAGTTAAAGAAAAATTGGGAATTATAAGCTTAAAAAGTGACAATCCAGAATATGATGATATAGATATATCAGGAGATATGCAAGAATATTTTAGGGTCAATGGAAGAGTTGTGGAAGTAATCTCCAAGAAAAAATTATTGTAG
- the amaP gene encoding alkaline shock response membrane anchor protein AmaP has product MFKKLIFLLAWLGIFLISLVSINYILLPNQFIFENPFLDLKEITAFEFKMAVLVISTIYIFICLIKFFSIFERKKDYEKKTENGTLKISRNTINNYVADLLRRDVDITGIKVNSELKGKKFLVYIKFELLAKLNISAKIEEVQAMVKKELTENVGVDVSKVLVNISKLGIKEKEVEKEVNKQYSDVEENI; this is encoded by the coding sequence ATGTTTAAAAAACTAATATTTCTTTTGGCTTGGCTAGGTATATTTTTAATATCTCTTGTTAGTATAAATTATATACTTTTACCTAATCAATTTATATTTGAAAATCCATTTTTGGATTTAAAAGAAATAACAGCTTTTGAATTTAAAATGGCTGTATTGGTTATTTCAACTATTTATATTTTTATATGTCTTATTAAATTTTTCTCTATTTTTGAAAGAAAAAAAGACTATGAAAAAAAGACTGAAAATGGGACATTAAAAATTTCAAGAAACACTATCAATAATTATGTTGCAGATTTATTGAGAAGAGATGTTGATATAACTGGAATAAAAGTTAATAGTGAATTAAAAGGGAAAAAATTTTTAGTTTATATAAAATTTGAATTATTAGCTAAGTTGAATATAAGTGCTAAAATAGAAGAAGTCCAAGCTATGGTAAAAAAAGAATTAACAGAAAATGTTGGCGTTGATGTAAGCAAAGTGCTAGTAAATATATCTAAATTAGGTATTAAAGAGAAAGAAGTTGAAAAAGAAGTCAACAAACAATATAGTGATGTAGAGGAGAATATTTAG
- the nusB gene encoding transcription antitermination factor NusB produces the protein MSENFDEVERKPKSGRRLVRDELFKIIFEVEADENSKERIKVIYDQYIVRDEELRPKLNGEELAFIEKYINGIQEKNEKIEKIISENMENWSLDRIGLVERTLLKISVYELLEEDVPTEISVNEAVELAKEYGDTKAYEFVNGVLAKVIKAEK, from the coding sequence ATGAGTGAGAATTTTGATGAAGTAGAAAGAAAGCCAAAGAGTGGAAGAAGACTAGTTAGAGATGAACTTTTTAAAATTATTTTTGAAGTTGAAGCTGATGAAAATTCGAAAGAAAGAATTAAAGTTATTTATGACCAATATATAGTTAGAGATGAGGAACTTAGACCTAAATTAAATGGAGAAGAATTAGCTTTTATAGAAAAATATATAAATGGAATACAAGAAAAAAATGAAAAAATTGAAAAAATTATTTCAGAAAATATGGAGAACTGGAGCTTAGATAGGATAGGACTAGTAGAGAGAACTCTATTAAAAATATCAGTTTATGAATTGTTAGAAGAAGATGTACCAACAGAAATTTCTGTGAATGAAGCTGTGGAATTAGCAAAAGAGTACGGAGACACTAAAGCATATGAATTTGTAAATGGAGTCCTAGCAAAAGTTATTAAAGCAGAAAAATAA
- a CDS encoding DUF2273 domain-containing protein — MPDNILEILIEKIINNWKKVYGTILGFIVGLTVVSYGLFKAIIIFAFAFIGYKLADSNFVKRVKKAIINRLKED; from the coding sequence ATGCCAGACAATATTTTAGAAATTTTAATTGAAAAAATTATTAATAATTGGAAAAAAGTTTATGGAACTATTCTGGGATTTATAGTAGGACTTACTGTTGTTAGCTACGGTTTATTCAAGGCTATCATCATATTTGCTTTTGCTTTTATTGGGTATAAATTAGCAGACTCAAATTTTGTAAAAAGAGTAAAAAAAGCTATTATAAATAGGCTGAAAGAGGATTAA
- a CDS encoding Asp23/Gls24 family envelope stress response protein, producing the protein MSELGNIRIADDVVKTIAAKAAADVEGVYKLAGGVVDEVSKILGKKRPTNGIKVEVGEVECSIEVYLVIKYGYRIPEVAEEVQKAVLEEVSKLSGLKVVEVNVYVQNVRIEETVETSEDFED; encoded by the coding sequence ATGTCAGAATTAGGAAATATAAGAATAGCAGATGATGTGGTAAAAACTATAGCAGCAAAGGCAGCAGCAGATGTTGAAGGTGTGTATAAATTAGCTGGTGGAGTTGTAGATGAAGTTAGCAAAATATTAGGAAAAAAAAGACCAACTAATGGTATAAAAGTTGAAGTTGGAGAAGTTGAATGCAGCATAGAAGTATATTTAGTTATAAAATATGGATACAGAATTCCTGAAGTTGCAGAAGAAGTTCAAAAAGCAGTTTTAGAAGAAGTTTCTAAACTTAGTGGGTTAAAAGTTGTAGAAGTAAATGTCTATGTCCAAAATGTTAGAATCGAAGAAACTGTTGAAACATCAGAAGATTTTGAAGACTAA